actactcgaccgccgccagccccttggctctcccaaatgcgcggaaacccgaccttcACCCGCCTGAAGGCACGACAGTAGAATAATCGGTAAAATCTCGCCTCCCATCCAAAGACAACAACATATTAAAATTTTGATAATCGTGGTTTGAATTTTAATAAATATCTATAATTAAaggtttgaatttttttttgaacgacaagaAACGACGTGTCAACCACTGTGACACCGGGcgttgtggccaaggtcgactactcgaccgccgccagccccttggctctcccagatgcgctGAAACCCGACCTTCACCCGCctgaaggcacgacagtggaataatcggtaaaatctCGCCTCCCATCCAAAGACAAAGCGACGCTACACGTATTCGCctttcacctggatgccgcagaaaataatgagaAGAGTGAGAGTCAAACCTAGATCACAAGAAACACCAAATAtttccccaaccactccaccactatcTTAGTGGCTAAATGCTTGAAATTAGATTGTATATTTTTTTCCTTCTTTTGGTAAGACTTCATTTGCACCTTCTGTTATGGGCTAGTTTCACGTCCCACATAGTCACAGATTGCAACTGTAGTGAGTGGAAGTGTGGGCCAGGTTTAAGCCCAATATAACTATACAACCCACATGGTGTCACGTGCCCCCTTACCTAAAAGTCCAAGATAAGTACGGATATTACGGTTTCCATGTGCATATCTGCCTGGCTAGATTGATAAGCTATATGATGTTGTACTTTCTGCTAACCCATTTGTACAATGCATTATCTGGATTCACACAATGGGCTTTTTGCGGTTGTGGTTCAGTGGATGGGATCTCATCATAATAATTTGAAAATTTGTGGTTGAATTATTGAGTCTATATTTATTTCTGGACATTTGGTTAAATCATAAATGTAACATAATTAACTCATGTTTAAACTCACCCTGTTTGGGACTATGTTTAAGGTCGACTTCTCGACCGTCATGAGACCATGCCCCCTATGCGCAGGAACCGGATGGAATCCGTAAACCCTCGCCTCTCGTCAGATTCTAACACGGGATTAGAGCCCCGATTCATCCCCTCACCCAAATATCCCTCAAAAATGACCCACACAGCAATCGAACATACGTCTCCACTAAAGATGACAGATCTTTTAACACTGACCAACATCTCAGGACAAATAGTACCTCAGTTTAATGTTTGTTCATTAAACATGCAATCACATGAACATAAATAAATTTGCATGGTTTCTTCGGTTAATGAGATCATATAAGTTCATGTGTAGACTCCAAGACATATTTGTATATATGTTTGACTACCATCAAGTGTTAAGATTATAGAAACCCGAGATATAAATACTTATAACCATAAAATTATAGCAAGTACTAGACCAAATCCTATAACATAATAAACCCCATATTCTACATGTGTGTATGGTGTACTAGACATgtacacaaaaaaataaaaaaataataaataacgGTTTTAGAATCGAAACCAGAAAAAACCCGGTTAGGGCTCAACCCGACCCAACGATTATAGACCAGTTCTTCTTCGTGACATTTGTAACCGGTTAAAAACCGGTATTTTGGCCCAAACGGTTAGTGACAGTTTGGGTTCTTCTTATATCAAACGGGTTTATAAACCGAATTGGTTTCTTgaaaaaccgttttttttttttttttttttttttttttttgccataaTGGTTCATTAGCCTACAATTTTATTTCAAACATGATCTTCAATACTAGACAACCGGACTATCTCTTATAAGAAATCCATTCAGTTTATTATACATTTCTTTAACATTCTAGAATCAAATTATATCTGCATTTCATACTTGTAAATGTATAAATTTTAGttataaacatatattttattgtgatttaaaataAGTGATACTTAATTTACAAAAAGTTGAAATGACTACCCCGGCCTCAACTACCTAGATGTTGACAATTTTActttagaaacaaaaacaaaGGACTCTTAAAGGATTTAGTGTGAAATACAAAATGCCGACAGTGAAAGAGAAAAAAGAGTGTCGGTGCCACTAAATCTTGTGTACTATACACACCCTTTATTACTTGTCTCTTTTCCATCGTTATAAATGATTAGACTTGTGTCGTTTTGTCTTTGTGGTTTGTAGGGCAATTAATGTATTAATTTTCTTATGGAAAGTTAACCAAGATAATTACTtttatacatgtttatttatagtTAATTTTCCTGCCGTTCAACTGTTATTTATCTATAGAGTACCAAAATAAGTATAAGTATTTTGTAAATTTAATCTACCATATCTTTTATCATCTGAAATTTCTTGTAAGGGTATATGGGTACGGATTTGGTGATGATGCGAGGCACAAGTCCATGTAGGCTTTGGTTGATTAAATGTGGGGATGATCACGATAATGGTTCTCATCTCTTGAAGATATGTAAGGGGGGAGGGGGTGAGGAGGATGAAGGCGAACCATATCATACCGTGAGCCAAAGATAAAGATAAAGGGAATGGAAGGGGAACCATACCGAGTACCGACTATTGAGAACCCTAAAACATAAAACGTGTTTATTTTTTTGGAAACAACATATGCATTTACGTTTCGCTTgtggtatgcgcatataatgtatataggtgtgggcgctcgggggacaaaagtgaaagtgcactaattttaatgttattttactaatttcgtgaaaataatgttaaaaaagagaggatggttaatcatgcatcatgtggtggcgttgataggcgaaagacaagggagtacatgcactaattggcctttgtcttaattgccgagtgttaggtgccttatgtccaaggtttgatgcaaaactaccatcgagccgggggtctcaccgAAAGCAgcatctctattcctacggggtagagataaggttgtctacatcttaccctctaccttagctttgctattgatggatttactgagtatgatgatgatgtacAAATTTTATTCATGTAATTCATGATTATATAGATACAATTTTAAaacaatatatgtatatatgtaaaagaaaaggttttattCTTATAGTAGAAACACAATATTAACAAACTAATGAAGTTCACTTTCATAATAAACACAAGATCGTATATTAATTTCCGCACAACACAACATCATAGAGTTCGCTTTCATACTAAACACCATTTCATAGATAAATTTACATTATTTAGTGAGGTCTTTTCATAAAATCTACACGTAAACATCATTCATAATCATAAATTTATTTAGTGGTTTCAGTGGAGGGGTCTTCAACCGCGGAATTCcatatttttaaaggtttgagaCAAGTAGACCGGATGATGGCTTTGTTTTCATTTTGATGATGGAAGAAAACTAGGGGGAGTTGTGGTTGCGGCTATGGCAGTCCAAGTGGTTGTCGCACGAGGTGGTTGTCGGATGTTGTTGCAGGGTGGGTGATGGTGTTgtggttttagagagagaattattttttttttccacATTATTATCAACGTCATCAAAAATTAGCTGGGTTAGACATCAATTAGAAAAGGCTCCATTAAAGAAAATAGATAGAAAGTTAAGATTGTCCTCAAATATTTTTTAGCTGGAATTTCTATCCTTCAATATGTCAAATTTGAAATATTAAAATTTGATTTCTCTATTGTTAACAACCATAAAACGTCAATTAAGCATAAGAAGACCGGTTGAAAACTCCCATACAGTAGAACATATACATAcacaatatatataaatttataacaATCATAAATTTTTCAAACACCCATGAAAATATGAAAGTTACTGTATTTACACTTTCTAAAAGCAAGTCTATACATGCTATATCTTTTTTGGGAATCCTGAGATTATAATACGAGCTCATTGTTAAAGCTGAGATCAATTTAAAGGTCAAatagccaatgatctctagatcaagtggtggagggcttgcatttctcttgagagatgcaggttcgactctcacttggtgcagagtgaggcactggtgggcaatgataggagacccagggaaacctgggttggatccttgagccaaacgggttttaccagtaatttcaccgtcgtgcctacgggcggatgggttaccgggttttccccggaattggtggtggactcgggttactctcggagtactccgtttgtccagtgggtgccccgagagtgctcgggattgagtttgttggccgttcaaaaaaaaaatttaaaggTCAAATAAATTATTCTTTTAAAAAGATATCCACCTACATTGGTTACCCAATTACTATTATATGTTTGTTTTCAtactttatatatttatattaatagtGGTAATGTATAGGGTAAAGTTATACAAATTCTTCTAAATCTAAGAAAGATACAAAGACATAATGGATCAAGAAATATAATACAATGCCgatggaaaaaaaaaacacaattaaTCGCAAAAAAGATACAATAACGGAAAAACACAATGCCAAATAAAGACACAACGATTTAAACAAAAATTCTTATATCTAAAgcaaaaaaacctaaaatataAGATTATAGAGTTCGATGAGACGTTCAGTACTGCCAGAAATAGTTTAATCAGAGTCTGtttaatatttttctaagatTTTCTATTTTTAAGAGACTATGTAATTAAACTTTTCCTGTAACGTATAATATACTATATTGTTTTATAGAATATAGTACTATACTAAAATTTGACAGTATCGCTTGACTTACTTTTTAGGCTATacggtatgggggtcggccccggcccgtcgcgggtcggcgacggtccaCACACCGTGCCGCCCCCTACCGTCTCCGTCTTCTCCGTCCGAAAAGGGACGTTGGCGACGACGCAAAGATGTGGGCCCCCCTATTAAAATATGACcgttaataataaaaaaaaaattaaatttctaTTTTTTGAATAAAGCCAAACGGCtagatttttaaaatatataaattaaaccCCCATTTTCACTATCAAACACCAAATTAACTTCCACAATTCACCATTTTCTCCTATAATTTTTACACTCTCTTCCACTACACTCTCAACCTTCTTCCACATAATTTTCATGGATCCGTTCAACAACCCCGATACTCCCAACACGCCTTCGAACAACCCGAATACTCCCACCAATCCGACCCAACCAAATGTTTTTTCGGTTCCGGGGTATTATCCAACGctagaaccgaaccaattctcCCAATTTTCATCGAACGCTTTTGCGTCATTCCAACAATCGCCCAACCAATTCACTCAAATCTCCCAAAATCAAGCTCTTCAACAAATGATGATGCGGGGTGCTTGGAACTTTCCACCCGTTCAACCTCAACCGATCCCCACACCCCCCGTTCAACCCCAACCGATCCCCACACCCCCCGTTCAATCCGAACCCGAAGATGATGTGGAGATTGTGCCCGAAACCCAACCGCCAAAAGGGAAAGGAAAACGAAACAAAGGGAAACAAGTAGCGGGTGATCAAGCGTCGAAACCGAAGGCGATTAAATGGACCCCAATCGAAGAAGAAGCATTAGCCAAGGCTTTCCTTGGCACTTCCGACAACCCGGTAAAAGGTTcgtatttttttaaagtttacatctttttaaatttataaagtttacattttaagttttatagtttttttttggtttaaatttaatattttttaagtttagtttttaattttttttaataacagTAGGTTATTTTAagtttagtttttaagtttttagtttagtttttagtTTTTTAATTCTTCACAGttagttttttaatttttagtttagtttttagtttaggttttttaattttttaattcatAACAGtaagtaatttttttattattttatatgttttgtttatttaattttatttgttCATTTTTATATAGGTAACAATCAACCGGGTGACGGGTTTTGGTCCAAAGTATTGACCAAGTTTCTCGCCATGATGGACCAAGGCCCGTATAGAGATATCGACTCGGTTTCCTCGAAGTGGCGAAAATTGAACTCGGCCATTAATCGGTTTTGCGAGGAGTATAACAAATTATATACAAGTGACCGTCGTAGCGGGTGGAACGACGAGGATGTGTTCAAAATGGCATTGCAAAAGTATAAGCAAAATCATGGTTCCAACTTTCCTCACGTTCGCGCGTGGATGGTTGTAAAAGACGACCCAAAATGGTCGCCCATTCCTAACGAGGTGGCGATggcgaaacgccaaaaaacatcgGAAACGGGTAGTTTAAGCGCCGGTGGGTCGgacgcgaggtgtcacattaACTTAAATGATGACGCCGACTATGACGAAGACGAGTATAACGTACGTGAACCCGACCGTCCACCGGGCCGAGACAAAACAAAAAAGGAGCGGGCCAAGGGAAAAGGAAAGGAAACGGTGGACCCGAACATGGTTGAGTTTATGGAACACCTAAAAGTGTACAACGACATATCGGCCCAAAAGTCGAAGACGAAGGAGCGGGCCGTCGAAGAAAAAAGCCGTGCATCGGACgagaagttaaaagaaaaggtCCGATTGTCGAATGAGAAAATCCGAATCTCCGATGAAAAAATTCGGCTTAAGGAATGGGAAATAATGATGATTAATGTCGAGAACGAACCCGAGCCgagacgttcgatgttgaaaaaactaCAAGACGACATCATGAAAAAGCATCAAATTATTtaactttatgtttatttttattaagtctttttttttaagtttatgttttttttttaatatttatgtaatgtgggtttaatattaatgaaaatattttattagtatatttgtcaaatgttaaaaaaaaataaaataataaaaaaaataaaaaaaacatggtgaggactatgactaggatcaTCCTACCATGCCTTGTAGTTTTGGAGGATGGAGCATCTTAGTGAGGATTGTGACGTGTCGCCTACGTGACGGaccatcctccaaggatggtccatcaccataccatgtagtctTAGTATATCTTTTCAGTATATCTatgatttctttttctttttgctttcCGTTGTTAATGCCAATAAACCTTACTTTTTGAGATATGTATTTTTTCTTTTCGCTTTCAATTGTTAATGCCAATAAACTCTTAAATAAATCAATAACTAAAGGGCCGATTTGCAATATTTTTCACTATTAAATTATATACTAACATTTATTTGTATATGgtccaaaattttcattttcatagaaACTGTTTTGTACACATTTCATTGTCAATAGATTATGATTCATCTAAAGAAAATCTTAATGTAgcctaaaaattacaaattaaGGGTCCACCTAGATTAAAACGTAATCATTTTTTAAGTTGCATAAAGTGTAATTGTTCGCTAGTTAGTATCACATATCATTACCAGTGATTCACTAATAAAACACGATTCAGGACCGTAATTTCTTTTTTGGAACGACAACTTTCTTGTATTTTTTGCCACCGCACTCTCTAAATTGGACATATTGTCGATGTATATTGAATAACATATTGGTACGAAATTTATTGTAATCTACAAACCTATAATGCGTGAAGGACAAAGATACAACACATAAAGTGGGACGATGAATTTAATGTCTAAAGCTAAAACCTTATACCAAAATCTAAACATGAATTTTCAACTCTTATGTTCATGAAAAGATTGCTTTAAACTTTATTATCTTTAACACACAAATCAATAATTAAAGATGCAACATAAGTGTGCCACAACTAAAACAATTAGGAAAAATGCAATTTATTTAACCCCATTCAACCTATACTAGCATATATATACTAGTAATATAGTTTTCCATTTTTCTagggatttatttatttatttctataAATTGTATACGTTGAATGAGTTATGATTGCATGAGTGAAGTACCATGTGCCTTTGTATGTACTCTCAAAATTCAGTATTAATAATCCCATTCACCACTCATCTTTGACACacattcttttcttctttctttgtaTATCTCAAGAGGGAagagaagaaaaacatgaagttgccaatctttcttcttctcattCTTGCTCTTCTTGCCCCTATCTCCACTACATCTTCACATGTACAAGATCCTGATCTTGTAGTAGAACATGTCCACAGGTACCCTAAGATAACCCACTTTCAACATTACACTtttgttattgtttttatttttttaaatgtattTTATTAATTGTGAGAATCTGTTATCGGTAAACTCAAATGCTTATTattgtcccccccccccccccaaatctttttaaaaaaaagtaaCATTCTTTTAAACAAAATGTAACTTATAAGTGTAACATATATATTCTATGTGGCAATGTAGGAGTATAAATGAATCTAGGAGGAATTTGGGATCTCTATCATGTGGGACCGGAAATCCAATCGACGATTGCTGGCGGTGTGACAAGAGTTGGGAAAAGAATCGCCAACGGCTAGCCGATTGTGCAATCGGGTTTGGAAAACACGCCATTGGTGGACGTGATGGTAAAATATACGTTGTCACCGACTCTAAAAATGATGATCCGGTTAACCCTAAACCGGGAACTTTAAGATACGGGGTGATCCAAAACGAACCGTTATGGATCATATTTGCACATGACATGACCATTCGACTCAAAGAAGAACTCTTGATGAACTCATTCAAGACCATCGATGGTCGTGGGGCCAATGTTCATATAGCCGGTGGACCATGCATCACCAT
This genomic stretch from Helianthus annuus cultivar XRQ/B chromosome 8, HanXRQr2.0-SUNRISE, whole genome shotgun sequence harbors:
- the LOC110871670 gene encoding glutathione S-transferase T3-like, with amino-acid sequence MDPFNNPDTPNTPSNNPNTPTNPTQPNVFSVPGYYPTLEPNQFSQFSSNAFASFQQSPNQFTQISQNQALQQMMMRGAWNFPPVQPQPIPTPPVQPQPIPTPPVQSEPEDDVEIVPETQPPKGKGKRNKGKQVAGDQASKPKAIKWTPIEEEALAKAFLGTSDNPVKGNNQPGDGFWSKVLTKFLAMMDQGPYRDIDSVSSKWRKLNSAINRFCEEYNKLYTSDRRSGWNDEDVFKMALQKYKQNHGSNFPHVRAWMVVKDDPKWSPIPNEVAMAKRQKTSETGSLSAGGSDARCHINLNDDADYDEDEYNVREPDRPPGRDKTKKERAKGKGKETVDPNMVEFMEHLKVYNDISAQKSKTKERAVEEKSRASDEKLKEKVRLSNEKIRISDEKIRLKEWEIMMINVENEPEPRRSMLKKLQDDIMKKHQII